One Synechococcus sp. CC9605 genomic window carries:
- a CDS encoding rhamnan synthesis F family protein, whose translation MDNSLAKQFSHFLSSGDYSSANQIVNQARNLNYPVGLISSWENLLAKTNPGFVHPLDAVVSQEYNVDNLCSELTPDLRAVFEEKISEYSKKNNIDSNLIDKIVELVFDNFQIDTGRIIIPDLTSNDPIANLFHYSVKEYSIDNPDVPEAVDRGVCVSVIDHFLRYGYIEILEGRRHSSLSFSHAKKKYDGNLLYIVDNYDDLDESERLDLKSLQLSKLHADVYSIKDTCVYTHNGSSMTIEQYLFYNISDDHNLCILLKGKTLTRSAAKWIVDIKLEDRTAIFGYSANNGRFCAVTEYSRPNMLISDITNGCIIANSIEVLAVVSSLKDYQTAYGYFHALVLELEDFGVEFNLKREILSESFSKAIANFDSTHSTYWSPFYYLNDYKSSFFPIRRDLVKTWQKQLASIDQSDKSESTKSSLHVDGENSIVKFIPSLNNSVGVVIPFKDKIHLLEDCVKSLILNEEEVALKIYAINNGSIEPKTFEVLDRLKNQYEDLFVCIDFPGEFNYAKINNYAVDFVEEEYLLFLNNDIVIESSFAVTTLLKTHCFYNAVITGSKLLYPSGKIQHNGLSSTMEKHIAINSPFSRHYTHSNHGFSLDHYVHPWERTHECSAVTAACMIMKKEEFLRIDGFDEDFKVAYNDVDLCFRATKEYHQRPIICSTEVKIYHLESESRGDDNDDESGTRLYHERVNLVSRHEDIFSRPDKFTGVSTVFNNLQKIVKTSFDRKFIDHTSKPSSDIELDDLVLHQVHNSMKQRYACIFVHYDIDPLITDDCVYHLEKLSEYCDIFFVSSSECLANAPEEVEKIKPLCSQILIRKNSGYDFGCWSHVIRKNYARLCNYEGVLLANDSNWGPLNDFSDTFARINRYSSEADFMGLTSSITPSWHLQSFFIFYSRKVFSSSFFKLYWFNIGILDSKYEIIMNYEVGWSARLVRLGFKGIALYGTSEATNPTHVNWESLLRSRYPYLKKELIRDNPLKINLDNLPNILRSQDLNWQASILDYLKRYNRENSETAKLFSSSKSSVIKSGMD comes from the coding sequence ATGGACAATTCCCTCGCTAAGCAGTTCTCACATTTTCTTTCCTCTGGAGATTACAGTTCAGCCAACCAAATCGTAAATCAAGCACGTAATTTAAATTATCCTGTTGGTCTAATCAGTTCATGGGAAAATCTTCTTGCAAAGACAAATCCTGGCTTTGTTCACCCATTAGATGCTGTTGTAAGTCAAGAATATAATGTTGATAATTTATGTAGCGAGTTGACCCCTGATTTAAGAGCAGTTTTTGAAGAAAAAATTTCTGAGTATAGCAAAAAAAATAATATAGATTCGAATTTAATTGACAAAATAGTCGAATTAGTTTTTGACAATTTTCAAATCGATACCGGAAGAATAATTATTCCTGATTTAACGTCCAATGATCCAATAGCCAATCTCTTTCATTACTCCGTCAAGGAATACTCAATTGATAATCCTGATGTCCCTGAAGCCGTTGATCGTGGAGTTTGTGTTTCAGTAATTGATCATTTTCTAAGATACGGTTATATAGAAATTCTGGAAGGTAGGCGTCATTCATCACTTTCTTTCTCTCATGCTAAGAAAAAATATGACGGGAATCTTCTTTATATCGTAGATAATTACGATGATTTGGATGAATCTGAAAGGCTAGATCTAAAGTCTCTTCAATTATCTAAGTTGCATGCAGATGTATACAGTATAAAGGATACTTGTGTGTATACACACAATGGTTCATCCATGACTATAGAGCAATATCTCTTTTATAATATCTCAGATGATCACAATCTCTGCATACTTTTAAAGGGTAAGACGTTGACCCGATCTGCAGCAAAATGGATTGTTGATATCAAACTAGAAGATCGGACTGCTATTTTCGGCTATTCAGCTAATAACGGAAGATTTTGTGCTGTTACCGAGTACTCACGACCTAATATGTTGATTTCTGATATTACAAATGGCTGCATTATTGCAAACTCAATTGAAGTCTTGGCCGTTGTAAGTAGTCTTAAAGATTATCAAACTGCATATGGATATTTTCATGCTTTGGTGCTCGAGTTAGAGGATTTTGGAGTAGAATTTAACTTGAAGAGAGAAATCTTGAGTGAATCATTTAGCAAAGCTATTGCTAATTTTGATTCCACTCATTCTACTTATTGGTCGCCTTTTTACTACTTGAATGATTATAAATCAAGTTTTTTCCCAATTAGGAGAGACTTGGTGAAGACCTGGCAGAAACAGCTAGCTTCTATTGACCAATCTGATAAATCTGAAAGTACTAAAAGTTCACTTCATGTTGATGGTGAAAATTCAATTGTTAAATTTATACCGAGCCTGAATAATTCTGTTGGCGTTGTAATACCCTTCAAAGATAAGATTCACCTTTTAGAAGATTGTGTAAAATCTCTCATTCTTAACGAAGAAGAGGTAGCATTGAAAATCTATGCTATTAATAATGGTTCAATTGAACCTAAAACATTTGAGGTATTGGATCGCCTAAAAAATCAATATGAAGATCTTTTTGTTTGCATTGATTTTCCTGGTGAGTTTAATTACGCTAAAATTAACAATTACGCCGTAGATTTTGTTGAAGAGGAATATCTATTATTTTTAAATAACGATATCGTAATTGAATCTAGTTTCGCGGTCACCACATTGCTTAAAACGCACTGTTTTTATAACGCCGTTATTACTGGTTCAAAATTGTTATATCCAAGTGGAAAAATTCAGCACAATGGTCTTTCTTCGACCATGGAAAAACATATTGCGATCAACAGTCCATTCTCTCGTCACTATACACATTCAAACCACGGATTCTCTTTAGACCATTATGTTCATCCATGGGAGCGGACTCATGAATGCTCTGCTGTAACAGCTGCATGTATGATTATGAAGAAGGAAGAATTTCTTAGAATAGATGGCTTTGATGAGGATTTCAAAGTTGCTTATAATGATGTTGATCTATGCTTTAGAGCCACAAAAGAATATCATCAGCGACCTATAATTTGCTCTACTGAGGTAAAGATATATCATTTAGAATCTGAATCTAGAGGTGATGATAACGATGATGAATCTGGAACCCGGCTTTATCATGAAAGGGTAAATTTAGTTTCTCGTCACGAGGATATATTCTCTCGTCCAGATAAATTCACTGGTGTTAGTACAGTCTTCAATAATCTTCAGAAAATTGTAAAAACAAGTTTTGATCGTAAGTTTATTGATCATACTTCAAAGCCTAGCTCAGATATAGAGCTTGACGATCTCGTACTTCATCAGGTGCATAACTCGATGAAACAAAGATATGCCTGTATATTTGTACATTATGATATAGATCCTTTGATTACAGATGATTGTGTTTATCATCTTGAAAAACTAAGTGAATATTGCGATATCTTCTTCGTGTCCAGCTCAGAATGTTTGGCCAATGCTCCTGAAGAAGTTGAAAAAATCAAGCCTCTTTGTTCCCAAATTCTAATTCGTAAAAATAGTGGATATGATTTTGGATGTTGGTCTCATGTAATCAGAAAAAATTATGCTCGTTTGTGTAATTACGAAGGCGTCTTACTTGCTAATGACAGCAATTGGGGCCCTTTGAATGATTTTTCGGATACTTTCGCCAGGATCAATCGTTATTCTTCAGAAGCAGATTTCATGGGATTAACTTCGTCAATTACTCCGTCGTGGCACTTGCAAAGCTTTTTCATATTTTACTCTAGAAAGGTGTTTAGTTCTTCGTTTTTTAAGTTGTATTGGTTTAATATAGGCATATTAGATTCTAAATATGAAATTATAATGAACTACGAGGTTGGCTGGTCTGCTCGCCTGGTCCGTCTTGGCTTCAAAGGAATTGCTCTATACGGAACCTCTGAGGCTACAAATCCAACTCATGTTAATTGGGAGTCCCTGCTTCGCTCAAGATATCCTTATCTGAAGAAAGAGCTGATTAGAGATAATCCTTTAAAAATTAATCTAGATAATTTGCCGAATATACTTAGATCGCAAGACTTAAACTGGCAGGCTTCAATTTTGGATTACTTAAAACGTTATAATCGTGAGAACTCTGAGACAGCGAAATTATTTTCATCCTCTAAATCATCAGTGATAAAATCTGGCATGGACTAA
- a CDS encoding photosystem II reaction center protein J, producing MSGKKSPYPDGRIPDRNPDGTPAVPWRSRWTEGVLPLWLVATAGGMAVLFVVGLFFYGSYTGVGSA from the coding sequence ATGAGCGGAAAAAAATCCCCGTATCCCGACGGTCGAATTCCCGATCGCAACCCTGATGGCACACCTGCTGTGCCCTGGAGAAGCCGCTGGACAGAAGGTGTTCTTCCTCTATGGCTGGTTGCCACTGCGGGAGGCATGGCCGTTCTTTTTGTTGTGGGACTGTTCTTCTACGGCTCCTACACTGGCGTTGGCTCCGCTTAA
- a CDS encoding photosystem II reaction center protein L, producing the protein MERNPNPNNLPVELNRTSLYLGLLFVFVTGVLMSSYFFN; encoded by the coding sequence ATGGAACGCAATCCCAATCCCAACAACCTGCCAGTTGAGCTCAACCGCACAAGCCTGTATCTGGGCCTGCTGTTTGTTTTCGTGACCGGCGTGCTCATGTCCAGCTACTTCTTCAACTGA
- the psbF gene encoding cytochrome b559 subunit beta, with translation MTQAPPVATTPRNYPIFTVRWLALHTLGIPTVFFLGALAAMQFIRR, from the coding sequence ATGACACAAGCACCTCCCGTCGCCACAACGCCACGCAACTATCCAATCTTCACGGTGCGTTGGCTTGCTTTGCACACCCTCGGCATCCCAACGGTGTTTTTCCTTGGCGCCCTCGCCGCGATGCAGTTCATCCGCCGCTGA
- the psbE gene encoding cytochrome b559 subunit alpha — protein MAAGSTGERPFFEIITSIRYWVIHAVTLPSIFLAGFLFVSTGLAYDAFGTPRPDAYFQASESKAPVVSQRYEGKSELDIRLK, from the coding sequence ATGGCCGCCGGCTCAACAGGAGAACGTCCGTTCTTCGAAATCATCACGAGCATCCGTTACTGGGTGATCCACGCCGTGACACTGCCTTCCATCTTCCTGGCGGGCTTCCTGTTCGTTTCCACCGGCCTGGCTTACGACGCCTTCGGAACACCTCGTCCCGATGCCTACTTCCAGGCCTCAGAAAGCAAGGCTCCCGTGGTGAGCCAGCGCTACGAAGGCAAGTCTGAACTCGACATCCGTCTGAAATAA
- a CDS encoding photosynthesis system II assembly factor Ycf48 — MKRLLNSATQLLLVLVLGISLSGCVTTHVPTATTSPWQAMDLDTQANPLDVAFTDSSHGYLVGSNRMIRETNDGGAHWNERSLDLPDEENFRLISIDFSGDEGWIAGQPGLLMHSDDGGQNWTRLFLDTKLPGEPYLITALGSHSAELATNVGAVYETHNDGSSWEAKVTDAAGAVRDLRRSKDGSYVSVSGLGNFYATWEPGDSVWQVHQRVSSQRLQSIGFQPDGNLWMVARGAQIRLNDEPGDFDSWSKAIIPITNGYGYMDLAWDDDGAIWAGGGNGTLLVSRDGGDSWENDPVGDRQPSNFTRMVFDGEHAFVLGERGNLLRWVDNAV; from the coding sequence ATGAAACGTCTGTTGAACTCTGCGACCCAGCTCTTGCTGGTGCTTGTGCTGGGGATCAGCCTCAGCGGCTGCGTCACCACGCACGTCCCCACGGCCACCACAAGCCCATGGCAGGCTATGGATCTCGACACTCAGGCCAACCCGCTGGATGTGGCCTTCACCGACAGCAGCCACGGCTACCTGGTGGGCAGCAATCGGATGATCCGGGAAACCAACGACGGAGGCGCCCACTGGAATGAGCGCAGCCTGGATCTTCCCGACGAAGAAAACTTCCGCCTGATCAGCATCGACTTCAGTGGCGATGAAGGCTGGATCGCCGGACAGCCAGGGCTGCTGATGCACAGCGACGACGGCGGTCAGAACTGGACTCGGTTGTTCCTCGACACCAAATTGCCTGGTGAGCCTTACCTGATCACGGCCCTGGGCAGCCATTCCGCAGAGCTTGCAACCAATGTAGGTGCGGTCTACGAGACGCACAACGACGGCAGCAGCTGGGAAGCCAAGGTCACCGACGCCGCCGGTGCCGTCCGCGACCTGCGACGCAGCAAGGACGGCAGCTACGTGAGCGTGAGTGGCCTGGGCAACTTCTACGCAACATGGGAACCAGGTGATTCCGTCTGGCAAGTCCACCAACGGGTGAGCAGCCAGCGGCTGCAGAGCATCGGCTTCCAGCCCGACGGCAATCTCTGGATGGTGGCCCGCGGCGCGCAGATTCGCCTTAACGATGAGCCAGGCGACTTCGACAGCTGGAGCAAAGCCATCATCCCGATCACCAATGGCTACGGCTACATGGATCTGGCCTGGGATGACGACGGCGCCATCTGGGCCGGCGGAGGCAACGGCACCCTGCTGGTGAGCCGGGATGGCGGCGACAGCTGGGAGAACGACCCCGTCGGGGACCGTCAACCCAGCAACTTCACCCGCATGGTGTTCGACGGGGAGCACGCCTTCGTGCTGGGTGAGCGGGGCAATCTGCTCCGTTGGGTGGACAACGCTGTGTAA
- a CDS encoding rubredoxin, producing the protein MSDEQQSVQPVEATEAVEPAIEAVKPAIETASESDPRTHRFECRSCGYVYDPEEGVKKVGIEAGTAFEDLDPMSFRCPVCRSRVAAFRDIGPRAKASGFDENLNFGLGVNRMTPGQKNVLIFGGLALGFAFFLSLYSLR; encoded by the coding sequence GTGAGCGACGAACAACAGTCCGTCCAGCCGGTCGAAGCGACCGAAGCGGTAGAGCCAGCGATCGAAGCGGTTAAGCCAGCGATCGAAACCGCTTCAGAGAGCGATCCACGGACTCACCGTTTCGAATGTCGAAGCTGCGGCTACGTCTACGACCCTGAGGAAGGAGTCAAAAAGGTTGGTATCGAGGCCGGCACGGCTTTCGAAGATCTCGACCCGATGTCGTTTCGTTGTCCGGTATGCAGGAGCAGGGTGGCAGCATTCCGCGACATCGGCCCGCGGGCCAAGGCCAGCGGCTTCGACGAAAATTTGAATTTCGGCCTCGGTGTCAACCGAATGACCCCAGGGCAGAAGAATGTACTGATCTTTGGCGGCCTTGCCCTCGGCTTCGCCTTCTTCTTATCCCTTTATTCCCTGCGCTGA
- a CDS encoding NAD(P)H-quinone oxidoreductase subunit 3, which translates to MFALPGYDAFLGFLLIAAAVPVLALVTNKLVAPKSRAGERQLTYESGMEPIGGAWIQFNIRYYMFALVFVIFDVETVFLYPWAVAFNRLGLLAFIEALIFIAILLVALAYAWRKGALEWS; encoded by the coding sequence ATGTTTGCCCTGCCCGGCTACGACGCCTTCCTGGGGTTTCTGCTGATTGCAGCAGCAGTACCTGTGTTGGCTCTGGTTACTAACAAGCTTGTAGCACCGAAAAGCCGTGCCGGTGAGCGCCAGCTCACCTACGAATCCGGCATGGAACCCATTGGCGGCGCCTGGATTCAATTCAATATTCGCTACTACATGTTTGCGCTGGTCTTCGTCATCTTCGATGTCGAGACCGTGTTCCTTTATCCCTGGGCTGTGGCGTTCAACCGTCTTGGCTTGTTGGCCTTTATTGAGGCCCTGATTTTCATCGCCATCCTGCTGGTGGCCTTGGCCTATGCCTGGCGCAAAGGCGCCCTCGAGTGGAGCTAG
- the nuoB gene encoding NADH-quinone oxidoreductase subunit NuoB, with amino-acid sequence MSENTSPSIAAVRDLREASCSPIGAPTVTNDLSENVILTSLDDLHNWARLSSLWPLLYGTACCFIEFAALLGSRFDFDRFGLVPRSSPRQADLLIVAGTVTMKMAPALVRLYEQMPEPKYVIAMGACTITGGMFSADSTTAVRGVDKLIPVDLYLPGCPPRPEAIFDAVIKLRKKVGDESLAERRKHQQTHRYVTVSHQMKRVEPVVNGSYLRAESQKAALAAAPAGQTLATDAAVLTPAAEPLES; translated from the coding sequence ATGTCTGAGAACACATCCCCCTCCATTGCTGCTGTTCGCGATCTGCGCGAAGCCAGCTGCAGTCCGATTGGTGCCCCGACGGTCACCAACGACCTCAGCGAGAATGTCATCCTCACCAGTTTGGATGACCTGCACAACTGGGCTCGCTTAAGCAGTCTTTGGCCTCTCCTTTACGGAACAGCCTGCTGCTTTATTGAATTCGCAGCGCTTCTTGGTTCCCGCTTCGATTTCGACCGCTTCGGTCTGGTTCCCCGCAGTTCCCCGCGTCAGGCCGACCTTCTAATCGTGGCCGGCACCGTGACCATGAAGATGGCACCCGCCCTGGTGCGGCTTTATGAGCAGATGCCTGAGCCGAAGTACGTGATCGCCATGGGCGCTTGCACCATTACGGGTGGCATGTTCAGCGCTGACTCCACCACCGCAGTGCGCGGCGTCGACAAGTTGATTCCTGTTGATCTTTATCTTCCCGGCTGTCCGCCTCGCCCCGAGGCCATCTTTGACGCCGTGATCAAGCTGCGCAAGAAAGTTGGCGATGAGTCGCTGGCTGAGCGGCGCAAGCATCAGCAGACCCATCGCTACGTGACGGTCTCTCACCAGATGAAGCGTGTGGAGCCTGTGGTGAACGGTTCTTACCTTCGGGCTGAATCCCAGAAAGCAGCCCTGGCTGCAGCGCCCGCTGGTCAGACGCTTGCCACCGATGCCGCCGTGCTTACCCCTGCTGCTGAACCTCTCGAGTCATGA
- a CDS encoding NAD(P)H-quinone oxidoreductase subunit J, producing MSETPSKQTAASDETGAVVAPEPGPVSQWLNKQGFDHNILEPDHLGVEQIGVDAAVLPMIAAALKSNGFDYLQCQGGYDEGPGEQLVCFYHLLAMAEQVEAMVADPSAKLREVRIKVFLNREGTPSLPSIYGLFRGADWQERETFDMYGIQFEGHPHPKRLLMPEDWKGWPLRKDYVQPDFYEMQDAY from the coding sequence ATGAGCGAAACCCCTTCCAAACAGACTGCCGCCTCGGATGAAACGGGTGCTGTTGTTGCTCCCGAGCCTGGTCCGGTGAGCCAATGGCTGAACAAGCAAGGCTTTGATCACAACATCCTCGAGCCTGATCATCTTGGCGTTGAGCAGATCGGTGTTGACGCTGCCGTTCTTCCGATGATCGCTGCTGCACTCAAGAGCAACGGTTTCGACTATCTGCAGTGCCAAGGGGGCTACGACGAAGGCCCCGGTGAGCAGCTGGTTTGCTTCTATCACCTGTTGGCGATGGCTGAACAGGTCGAGGCGATGGTGGCCGATCCCTCAGCCAAGCTGCGGGAAGTGAGGATCAAAGTCTTCCTCAATCGAGAAGGCACCCCCTCATTGCCGTCGATCTATGGGTTGTTCCGCGGCGCCGATTGGCAGGAGCGTGAAACCTTCGACATGTATGGCATCCAATTCGAGGGACATCCCCATCCCAAACGGTTGCTAATGCCTGAGGACTGGAAGGGATGGCCTCTGCGAAAAGATTACGTCCAGCCCGATTTCTATGAAATGCAGGACGCCTATTGA
- the yvcK gene encoding gluconeogenesis factor YvcK family protein, whose protein sequence is MMRDQRRRDLMTRSQRAVRWLQPGLVVKRWLLTSGLGLLMALLGAAVWADLKPIYWILETLSWILGTLTTVLPREITGPLVVLIGSGLLLWGQSRSFGSIQQALAPDKDTVLVDALRAKSRLNRGPNIVAIGGGTGLSTLLSGLKRYSSHITAIVTVADDGGSSGVLRRELGVLPPGDIRNCLAALSTEEPLLTRLFQYRFAAGSGLEGHSFGNLFLSALSAITGNLETAITASSRVLAVQGQVVPATNVDVQLWAELENGQRIEGESNIGHAPSPIVRLGCSPERPPALPRALEAIANADLIVLGPGSLYTSLLPNLLVPELVNAIKRSRAPRLYICNLMTQPGETDGLDVRGHIRAIEAQLASLGIEPRLFTAVLAQDDLPDSDLVRYYQTRGAHPVHCDAEGLRSDGYDVTQAPLQGVRPTATLRHDSRSLALAVMRFYRSHRSQNAA, encoded by the coding sequence ATGATGCGCGATCAGCGGCGACGGGATCTGATGACCCGATCCCAACGGGCCGTTCGCTGGTTGCAACCCGGCCTGGTGGTCAAACGCTGGCTGCTGACCTCCGGCTTGGGCCTGTTGATGGCATTGCTTGGGGCCGCCGTCTGGGCCGACCTGAAACCGATCTACTGGATTCTGGAAACCCTCAGCTGGATTCTGGGCACGCTCACCACCGTGTTGCCCCGCGAGATCACCGGCCCCCTGGTGGTGCTGATCGGCAGTGGCCTCTTGCTTTGGGGGCAAAGCCGCAGCTTCGGCTCGATTCAACAGGCTCTCGCTCCCGACAAGGACACCGTTCTGGTGGATGCCCTGCGGGCCAAAAGCCGCTTAAACCGAGGCCCGAACATCGTGGCCATCGGCGGCGGAACAGGCTTATCGACCCTGCTGAGCGGCCTGAAGCGTTACAGCAGCCACATCACCGCCATCGTCACCGTCGCTGACGACGGCGGCAGCAGTGGGGTGCTCCGGCGGGAACTGGGAGTCCTTCCACCAGGTGACATCCGCAATTGTCTGGCCGCCCTCTCCACAGAAGAGCCACTGCTCACCCGCCTGTTCCAATACCGCTTTGCGGCTGGGAGCGGTCTGGAGGGGCACAGCTTCGGCAATCTGTTTCTCTCGGCCTTATCAGCGATCACGGGCAATCTGGAAACCGCCATCACGGCATCAAGTCGCGTGCTGGCCGTGCAGGGTCAGGTGGTGCCGGCCACCAACGTGGATGTGCAGCTCTGGGCCGAACTTGAAAACGGCCAACGGATCGAAGGGGAAAGCAACATCGGTCACGCCCCCAGCCCCATTGTTCGTCTGGGCTGCAGCCCTGAACGACCGCCGGCTCTGCCGCGGGCACTCGAAGCTATCGCCAATGCTGACCTAATCGTGCTCGGGCCGGGCAGCCTCTACACATCCCTACTACCCAATCTGCTGGTGCCGGAACTGGTGAACGCCATCAAACGCAGCCGCGCTCCACGGCTCTACATCTGCAACCTGATGACCCAGCCCGGCGAGACCGATGGCCTGGATGTACGCGGTCACATCCGAGCGATCGAAGCACAGCTCGCCAGCCTTGGAATTGAACCCAGGCTGTTCACTGCCGTCCTGGCCCAGGACGACCTCCCCGATTCAGATCTGGTGCGGTATTATCAAACCCGCGGTGCCCATCCAGTGCACTGCGATGCCGAAGGGCTACGCTCCGACGGCTATGACGTCACACAGGCACCCCTGCAGGGGGTGCGACCAACGGCAACACTGCGCCACGATTCGCGTAGCCTTGCTCTTGCGGTGATGCGGTTTTACCGCAGCCACCGCTCGCAGAACGCCGCATAA
- a CDS encoding ABC transporter ATP-binding protein, producing the protein MRDLMMQWGPRPVLDRVNLTLRAGERLAVVGPSGAGKSTVLRLLAGLQLPTSGELRLFNQPQTYLRLDQTDPPDVRLVFQNPALLASLTVEDNVGFLLRERAQLSRQEIRDRAHACLEAVGLYDVAHLYAGELSGGMQKRVSFARALIDDPQRGDQSMPLLLYDEPTAGLDPVACTRIEDLIVKTTTVAQGCSVVVSHVRSTIERSAERVVMLYDGRFQWEGSVDAFRTTDNPYVVQFRTGSLRGPMQPAEH; encoded by the coding sequence ATGCGGGACCTCATGATGCAGTGGGGGCCTCGGCCTGTTCTCGATCGGGTCAATTTGACCCTGCGTGCGGGGGAGCGTTTGGCCGTGGTGGGTCCATCGGGGGCTGGCAAATCAACGGTGTTGCGCTTGCTGGCTGGTTTGCAGTTGCCCACCAGTGGTGAGCTGCGCTTGTTCAACCAGCCGCAGACCTATCTGCGGCTGGACCAAACCGATCCGCCGGACGTGCGGCTGGTGTTCCAGAACCCCGCTTTGCTGGCATCGCTCACTGTTGAAGATAACGTTGGCTTCCTGCTGCGGGAACGGGCTCAGCTGTCTCGGCAGGAGATCCGTGATCGTGCGCATGCCTGCCTGGAGGCGGTGGGGCTCTATGACGTGGCCCATCTCTATGCCGGGGAATTGAGTGGTGGCATGCAGAAGCGGGTCAGCTTTGCCCGAGCTCTGATTGATGATCCCCAGCGGGGGGATCAGTCGATGCCCCTGCTGCTGTATGACGAGCCCACGGCAGGACTCGACCCCGTGGCTTGCACGCGGATCGAGGATCTGATTGTGAAAACCACCACCGTGGCGCAGGGCTGTTCTGTGGTGGTGAGTCACGTGCGCAGCACGATCGAACGCTCTGCGGAAAGGGTGGTGATGCTCTACGACGGCAGGTTCCAGTGGGAAGGCTCGGTGGATGCGTTTCGCACCACCGACAACCCCTATGTCGTGCAGTTCAGGACGGGTAGCCTGCGCGGACCGATGCAACCTGCGGAGCACTGA
- a CDS encoding MlaD family protein, producing MRRSVRDAIVGFTVIGGIIGFASTALWLRGVRLGASHWTLTARFDDAAGLAERSPVTYRGILIGAVRSIEVTPEAVVAELEINKGDLRLSRPVTVTVGAGSLLGGDAQVALVSSGEPLPQDAPLPRGVDCQPTRQLCNGGTVVGREAPSLSTVTATMQELLAQVQDERVIPNVAASLEQMEATTKEFEALTVQLLNELAKAAPVIRNLESATAHVNNIAASLDNPQTVSEFKQTAANAAQLTAKIDAVGGDVAQLTGDPEFMKGVRNLTIGLGELFSEIYPAQTAQ from the coding sequence ATGCGACGCAGCGTTCGTGATGCCATCGTCGGATTCACGGTGATCGGCGGCATCATCGGATTTGCTTCCACGGCTCTGTGGCTGAGAGGCGTTCGATTGGGGGCTAGCCACTGGACCCTGACCGCCCGGTTCGATGATGCGGCGGGTCTGGCGGAGCGCTCCCCCGTCACCTATCGGGGCATCCTCATTGGTGCGGTGCGCTCGATTGAGGTCACCCCTGAGGCTGTGGTGGCTGAGCTTGAGATCAACAAAGGGGATCTGCGCCTGTCTCGTCCCGTGACAGTCACGGTGGGGGCGGGCTCGCTGCTGGGGGGTGACGCCCAGGTGGCCCTGGTCAGCAGTGGTGAGCCACTGCCCCAGGACGCACCCCTCCCCCGAGGGGTTGATTGTCAGCCAACGCGCCAGCTCTGCAACGGGGGAACTGTGGTGGGACGAGAAGCCCCCAGTCTCTCCACCGTTACGGCAACCATGCAAGAGCTGCTGGCACAGGTTCAGGACGAACGGGTGATTCCCAATGTGGCGGCCTCGCTTGAGCAGATGGAGGCCACCACAAAGGAATTCGAGGCGCTGACGGTGCAGCTGCTGAATGAACTGGCCAAGGCCGCTCCTGTGATTCGCAATCTCGAGTCGGCAACGGCTCATGTGAACAACATCGCTGCCTCGCTCGACAATCCCCAGACGGTGAGTGAGTTCAAGCAGACGGCCGCCAATGCAGCTCAGCTCACCGCCAAGATTGATGCTGTGGGTGGCGATGTGGCTCAACTCACCGGCGATCCTGAGTTCATGAAGGGCGTGCGCAATCTCACCATCGGCTTGGGTGAATTGTTCAGCGAAATCTACCCGGCACAAACCGCCCAATAG